The Prunus persica cultivar Lovell chromosome G7, Prunus_persica_NCBIv2, whole genome shotgun sequence genome has a segment encoding these proteins:
- the LOC18770897 gene encoding uncharacterized protein LOC18770897 encodes MSRKGGGGGSSLPKDVPWRASNTKPIPKIHHSPVLRITQNPTSNYAISVMKHPNPVGSGLAMEAIVEAAGPECIVPGQVTPIKLLGVKVWPIEVNLKFLEPVGRELKQLGKFMDDAVNLMNKSFIDR; translated from the exons ATGTCCCgtaaaggaggaggaggtggttcTTCACTGCCAAAGGACGTGCCTTGGAGGGCCTCAAACACCAAACCCATACCCAAAATTCACCATTCCCCTGTTCTCCGAATAACCCAGAACCCTACTTCCAATTATGCCATCTCTGTCATGAAG CACCCGAACCCGGTAGGAAGTGGGTTAGCAATGGAAGCCATAGTGGAAGCAGCAGGCCCTGAGTGCATTGTCCCGGGACAAGTTACACCTATCAAGTTACTTGGTGTCAAG GTATGGCCTATTGAAGTTAACTTGAAATTTTTGGAACCAGTTGGACGAGAGCTCAAGCAGCTTGGAAAG TTCATGGATGATGCTGTCAATCTCATGAATAAATCATTCATAGATCGCTAG
- the LOC18771475 gene encoding serine/threonine protein phosphatase 2A 57 kDa regulatory subunit B' beta isoform: MFKKIIKGNKKPSKSDSHDPSSYGYGPPGTRNSGAVANVVVNHASRAGPAASGPNSGGAPGITALPPSGTIEPLPFFRDAPVSERQTLFLRKLQVCCFQFDFSDTLKTPREKEIKRQTLLELVDFIQSGSGKITETCQEEMIKMVSVNIFRCLPPASHENTGQENADPEEEELYLEPSWPHLQLVYELLLRYIVSSDTDTKVAKRYIDHSFVLKLLDLFDSEDPREREYLKNILHRIYGKFMVHRPFIRKAINNIFYRFIYETERHSGIAELLEILGSIINGFALPMKEEHKLFLVRALIPLHKPKSIAVYHQQLSYCITQFVEKDYKLADTVVRGLLKYWPLTNCQKEVLFLGELEEVLEATQAAEFQRCMVPLFRQIARCLNSSHFQVAERALFLWNNEHIVGLIAQNRNVTLPIIFEALERNIQSHWNQAVHGLTVNVRKMFLEMDADLFEECQRQLAEREARSREVEEQRELTWKKLADAAAQRGEDDMVTA, encoded by the exons ATGTTCAAGAAGATCATCAAGGGAAACAAGAAGCCCTCCAAGTCCGATTCTCATGATCCTTCGTCCTACGGGTACGGCCCGCCGGGTACCCGAAATTCCGGGGCAGTCGCGAATGTGGTCGTAAACCACGCGTCCCGGGCCGGGCCGGCTGCTTCAGGTCCCAATTCGGGTGGGGCTCCGGGGATAACGGCGTTACCGCCTTCGGGCACCATCGAGCCTCTCCCGTTCTTCCGTGACGCTCCCGTCTCCGAACGCCAGACCCTGTTTCTTCGCAAATTGCAGGTTTGTTgctttcaatttgatttctctgataCCCTTAAGACCCCtagagaaaaggaaattaaGCGTCAAACCCTTTTGGAATTGGTTGATTTCATACAATCTGGGTCGGGTAAGATCACCGAGACATGTCAAGAGGAGATGATCAAAATGGTTTCTGTTAATATATTTCGTTGCTTGCCCCCTGCGTCTCATGAAAACACGGGCCAAGAGAATGCCGATCCTGAAGAGGAGGAGCTTTATTTGGAGCCATCATGGCCTCATTTGCAGTTGGTTTATGAGCTCCTTCTTAGGTACATTGTGTCATCTGATACTGATACCAAGGTTGCCAAGCGTTATATTGATCACTCGTTTGTGTTGAAGCTACTAGATTTGTTTGACTCTGAGGACCCGCGTGAGCGTGAGTACTTGAAAAACATTCTTCACCGAATATATGGGAAGTTCATGGTGCACCGACCCTTCATCAGGAAAGCCATCAATAACATATTCTATCGGTTTATTTATGAGACTGAGAGGCACAGCGGCATTGCTGAGCTTTTAGAGATTCTTGGGAGCATAATTAATGGGTTTGCACTACCAATGAAAGAGGAGCATAAGTTATTTCTTGTTCGGGCACTTATACCGCTGCATAAGCCGAAGTCAATTGCAGTTTATCATCAGCAGCTGTCCTACTGCATAACCCAATTTGTTGAAAAGGATTACAAATTGGCAGATACGGTTGTTAGGGGTCTGTTGAAATACTGGCCGCTGACCAATTGCCAGAAGGAAGTTCTTTTCCTTGGAGAACTTGAAGAAGTTCTGGAGGCTACACAAGCTGCTGAATTTCAGCGTTGCATGGTTCCTCTTTTCAGACAGATTGCTCGCTGCCTCAATAGCTCTCATTTCCAG GTTGCGGAACGAGCACTCTTTCTGTGGAATAATGAGCACATTGTGGGTTTAATTGCTCAGAACCGGAATGTCACTCTACCAATTATTTTTGAGGCATTGGAGAGGAATATCCAAAGTCACTGGAACCAAGCAGTTCATGGGCTGACCGTCAATGTTCGAAAAATGTTTTTGGAAATGGATGCTGACTTGTTTGAAGAGTGCCAGAGGCAGCTTGCGGAGAGAGAGGCCAGGTCCAGAGAGGTGGAAGAACAGCGGGAGTTGACATGGAAAAAACTGGCAGATGCGGCAGCACAGAGAGGGGAAGATGATATGGTTACAGCCTAA
- the LOC18769038 gene encoding protein NUCLEAR FUSION DEFECTIVE 4 → MVVAEFSFGGGGLGHKEMRSFGLQVVHGRWFMVFASMLILSVAGATYMFALYSNDIKKSLGYDQTTINLLSFFKDLGGNVGVIAGLINEFTAPWVVLLIGAVMNFFGYFMIWLAVTGRTSKPRVWQMCLYICIGANSQTFSNTGAVVSCVKNFPESRGSVLGLLKGLVGLSGAIITQLFLAFYGRDSKALILLIGWLPAAVSMVFLPIIRLLKVVRQPNELRVFYNLLYVTLGLAGFIMFLIIIQHKLRFSRIEYIGSASVVLVLLFLPLAVVIFEEFKIWKSKMRALNDQSQLKVVAENPAPPVQVALPPVAAPPSPQTQQKPNSCLQNVFRPPDRGEDYTILQAVFSIDMLILFIAITCGAGGTLTAIDNLGQIGGSLGYPTHSISTFISLVSIWNYLGRVTSGFSSEVLLKKYKFPRPLLLTLVLLLSCVGHLLIAFGVPNSLYVASVIIGFCFGAQWPLIFAIISEIFGLKYYATLINVGGAASPIGAYLLNVKVAGNLYDAEALKQLKALGKVRKAGEDLTCEGVPCYRLAFCIMAAVALFGSLVSFILVIRTRKFYRSDIYKKFREAAEAAESDVAASSGMVPLTEIEAKAAVAATAAAPSSTSSAAPQGSETNLDLKNRAGENQ, encoded by the coding sequence atggtggtgGCTGAGTTCagttttggtggtggtggtttaGGCCACAAGGAGATGAGGAGCTTTGGCTTGCAAGTTGTCCATGGAAGATGGTTCATGGTTTTTGCTTCAATGTTGATCTTGTCAGTGGCTGGAGCAACATACATGTTTGCCCTCTACTCCAATGACATCAAAAAATCTCTAGGCTATGACCAAACAACAATCAATTTGCTGAGCTTCTTCAAGGACTTGGGGGGCAATGTTGGGGTCATAGCCGGCCTCATCAACGAGTTCACAGCTCCGTGGGTGGTCCTGTTAATCGGTGCAGTCATGAACTTTTTCGGGTACTTCATGATATGGCTAGCAGTGACTGGTCGAACGTCGAAGCCCCGGGTGTGGCAGATGTGTTTGTACATTTGCATAGGTGCAAATTCTCAGACATTTTCAAACACTGGTGCTGTAGTGAGTTGTGTTAAGAATTTCCCGGAGAGTAGAGGCAGTGTTTTGGGGCTCTTGAAGGGACTTGTTGGCCTAAGTGGTGCAATTATTACACAGCTCTTCTTGGCTTTCTATGGTCGCGACTCAAAGGCTCTTATCTTGTTAATTGGTTGGCTTCCAGCTGCTGTTTCAATGGTGTTTCTTCCAATAATCCGATTGTTGAAGGTTGTTCGACAACCGAATGAGCTCAGGGTCTTCTACAATCTTCTCTACGTTACTCTTGGCCTAGCTGGGTTTATCATGTTTTTAATTATCATACAACACAAACTGAGATTTTCAAGAATTGAGTACATTGGAAGTGCTTCAGTTGTGCTTGTGTTACTCTTTCTTCCGCTCGCCGTTGTTATTTTCGAAGAATTCAAAATCTGGAAGAGCAAAATGAGAGCATTGAATGATCAATCTCAGCTCAAAGTAGTAGCTGAGAATCCAGCTCCTCCTGTTCAAGTAGCCCTGCCACCTGTTGCAGCACCACCATCTCCACAAACCCAGCAGAAGCCAAATTCTTGCTTGCAAAATGTTTTCAGGCCACCAGATAGAGGTGAGGACTACACCATACTGCAAGCAGTTTTCAGCATTGACATGTTGATCTTGTTCATTGCTATAACCTGTGGTGCCGGTGGGACATTAACCGCCATCGACAACTTGGGTCAGATTGGGGGCTCATTAGGCTACCCAACTCACAGCATAAGCACTTTTATATCTCTGGTAAGCATCTGGAATTACCTTGGAAGAGTTACCTCTGGCTTCTCTTCAGAAGTCCTTTTGAAAAAGTACAAGTTCCCTCGTCCCCTCTTGCTCACTCTTGTGCTTCTTTTATCATGCGTTGGCCATCTTCTAATCGCATTTGGCGTCCCCAACTCTCTCTACGTTGCTTCTGTGATTATTGGGTTCTGTTTTGGGGCACAATGGCCATTGATTTTTGCCATCATTTCAGAAATCTTTGGCCTCAAATACTATGCCACTTTGATCAATGTTGGTGGTGCTGCTAGCCCTATTGGGGCTTACCTTCTGAATGTGAAAGTGGCTGGTAATTTATATGATGCAGAGGCCTTGAAGCAGCTGAAAGCTTTGGGTAAGGTTAGGAAAGCAGGTGAGGACTTGACTTGTGAAGGAGTGCCTTGTTACAGATTGGCTTTCTGTATAATGGCTGCAGTGGCTTTGTTTGGGAGCCttgtttcatttattttggtGATCAGGACTAGGAAATTTTATAGAAGTGATATTTACAAGAAGTTCAGAGAGGCAGCTGAGGCAGCTGAATCTGATGTAGCTGCTTCAAGTGGCATGGTGCCTTTGACAGAAATAGAGGCCAAAGCAGCTGTTGCtgctactgctgctgctccaAGTTCAACCTCCTCTGCAGCACCACAAGGTTCAGAGACCAACTTGGATTTGAAAAATAGGGCAGGGGAAAATCAATGA
- the LOC18771614 gene encoding heparan-alpha-glucosaminide N-acetyltransferase, which yields MEDDAKKLEEGRLHNKDDLISERVNTTSDHNGRGDAIDHDHEEKNKAAVAAAPLEADQIKGEEQPVLVVKQKSKRVATLDAFRGLTIVVMILVDDAGGAYARIDHSPWNGCTLADFVMPFFLFIVGVAIALALKKIPKINDAIKKIILRTLKLMFWGIILQGGYSHAPADLSYGVDMKQIRWFGILQRIALVYFVVALIETLTTKFRPTVLEPGHLSIFTAYKWQWIGGFLAFLIYMITTFSLYVPDWSFVVDNDHRSKKYLVKCGMRGHLGPACNAVGYVDRQVWGINHLYTQPVWRRLKACTLSSPSDGPLREGAPSWCRGPFEPEGLLSSISAILSGTIGIHYGHVLIHFKGHSERLKQWVSMGFILIVIAIILHFTDAIPINKQLYSFSYVCFTAGAAGLVFSGFYLLIDVWGYRTPFLFLEWIGMNAMLVFVMAAQGIFAAFVNGWYYKSPDNSLVHWIQEHVFINVWHSERLGTLLYVIFGEILFWGVVAGILHKFRIYWKL from the exons ATGGAGGATGATGCTAAGAAGTTGGAAGAAGGCCGTCTTCATAACAAGGATGACTTGATCAGTGAGAGAGTGAATACAACATCTGATCACAATGGTCGTGGAGATGCCATTGACCATGATCATGAGGAGAAGAACAAAGCAGCGGTGGCGGCCGCGCCTCTGGAGGCGGACCAAATCAAAGGGGAGGAGCAACCAGTACTAGTGGTTAAGCAGAAAAGCAAGAGGGTTGCTACTTTGGATGCATTTAGAGGCCTCACCATAGTG GTGATGATATTGGTAGATGATGCTGGAGGAGCATACGCACGTATTGACCATTCACCATGGAACGGATGCACATTGGCCGACTTTGTGATgcccttcttcctcttcattgTGGGGGTCGCCATAGCCCTTGCTCTCAAG AAAATTCCCAAGATCAATGATGCAATCAAGAAGATTATTTTAAGGACATTGAAGCTTATGTTTTGGGGAATCATTTTGCAAG GAGGATACTCCCATGCGCCGGCTGATCTCTCTTATGGAGTTGACATGAAACAAATTCGATGGTTTGGCATCCTCCAG AGAATAGCATTGGTTTACTTTGTTGTTGCTCTAATAGAGACACTCACCACCAAGTTTAGACCAACTGTCCTTGAGCCTGGCCACCTCTCTATTTTCACTGCATATAAATGGCAGTG GATTGGAGGGTTCCTCGCGTTCCTCATCTACATGATCACAACATTTTCATTATATGTTCCAGATTGGAGTTTCGTGGTAGACAACGATCATAGATCGAAAAAATACTTG GTTAAGTGTGGGATGAGAGGACATCTAGGACCTGCTTGCAATGCAGTTGGATATGTGGATCGACAGGTCTGGGGCATAAACCATCTCTACACACAACCTGTTTGGAGACGCTTGAAG GCCTGCACTCTTAGTTCTCCGAGTGACGGTCCTCTTCGAGAGGGAGCTCCGAGTTGGTGCAGAGGTCCATTTGAACCAGAGGGCTTGCTGAG tTCCATTTCAGCTATCCTTAGCGGCACCATTGGCATCCATTATGGCCACGTTTTGATCCATTTCAAG GGTCACTCTGAGAGGCTCAAACAATGGGTTTCAATGGGGTTTATCTTGATTGTCATAGCCATCATTCTACATTTCACAGATG CTATTCCCATCAATAAGCAACTCTACAGCTTCAGCTACGTTTGTTTCACAGCTGGTGCAGCCGGACTGGTTTTTTCTGGATTTTATTTACTG ATTGATGTTTGGGGCTACCGGACGCCGTTTTTGTTCCTAGAATGGATAGGAATGAATGCAATGCTAGTGTTTGTCATGGCAGCTCAGGGCATCTTTGCAGCATTTGTAAATGGATGGTATTATAAATCTCCAGACAATTCACTT GTGCATTGGATCCAGGAACATGTTTTCATCAATGTATGGCACTCAGAGAGGCTGGGAACCCTCCTATATGTCATATTTGGTGAGATCTTATTCTGGGGAGTAGTTGCAGGCATCTTGCACAAATTCAGAATATACTGGAAGCTGTAG
- the LOC18770976 gene encoding ACT domain-containing protein ACR10: MGILHDDVVIITQAEKEGDPSVITINCPDKTGLGCDLCRIILCFGLSIVRGDVSTDGKWCYIVFWVIGSPETRWGLLKKRLVGTCPSCSSASGISFYRSELQPPKPPDVFLLKFCCYDRRGLLHDVTGVLCELELTIKKVKVSTTPDEKVMDLFFITDTRELLHTNKRKEEVSDYLKAVTGDAMISCEIEMVGPEITACSQGSSFLPSAITEDMFDLEMPAELPSGSLTSRSVSVTMDNTLSPGHTLVQIICKDHKGLLYDIMRTLKDYNIQISYGRFSIKQRRHCEIDLFIVQTDGKKIVDPSKQNALRSRLQLELLRPLRVAIVNRGPDTELLVANPVELSGKGRPLVFYDITLAFKMLNTGVFSAKIGRHLIGDREWEVYRVLIDEGDGLSVPRNKIEEQVWKMLMGWE, encoded by the exons atggGTATTCTACATGATGATGTAGTGATCATAACGCAGGCAGAGAAAGAGGGAGACCCAAGTGTGATTACAATAAATTGTCCTGACAAGACTGGCTTGGGTTGTGACTTGTGCCGCATCATTCTCTGCTTTGGTCTTAGCATTGTCAGAGGAG ATGTATCAACGGATGGGAAATGGTGCTACATAGTGTTTTGGGTTATTGGGAGTCCAGAGACAAGATGGGGTTTGTTGAAGAAGAGGCTAGTGGGGACCTGTCCTTCTTGTTCCTCAGCTTCTGGGATTTCCTTTTACCGGTCTGAATTGCAGCCACCAAAGCCTCCTGATGTGTTCCTTCTCAAGTTCTGTTGTTATGATCGAAGAGGGCTCTTACATG ATGTGACAGGGGTTCTCTGTGAACTCGAGCTGACCATCAAGAAAGTTAAGGTATCCACCACGCCAGATGAGAAAGTGATGGACCTGTTTTTCATCACAGACACCAG GGAACTTCTGCATACAAATAAGAGAAAGGAGGAGGTGTCTGACTACTTAAAAGCAGTCACGGGAGATGCCATGATAAGTTgtgaaattgaaatggttggTCCTGAGATTACTGCATGTTCGCAGGGGTCTTCATTTCTTCCATCTGCAATTACCGAAGACATGTTTGATTTGGAAATGCCCGCTGAACTCCCAAGTGGATCACTCACCTCCAGAAGTGTTTCTGTGACTATGGACAACACGCTGAGTCCTGGTCACACGCTGGTCCAAATCATTTGCAAAGACCACAAGGGTCTTCTTTATGATATAATGAGAACGCTAAAGGATTACAATATTCAG ATCTCTTATGGCCGCTTCTCTATAAAACAAAGAAGACACTGTGAGATTGACTTGTTCATCGTGCAAACTGATGGAAAGAAGATAGTTGACCCTAGCAAACAGAATGCATTGAGATCCCGCTTGCAGCTGGAACTGCTTCGTCCTCTCAGAGTAGCTATTGTTAACCGAGGTCCAGACACAGAGCTGCTGGTTGCAAACCCTGTGGAATTATCTGGCAAGGGCCGGCCTCTTGTTTTTTATGATATCACCCTTGCTTTCAAGATGCTGAACACTGGCGTCTTTTCG GCTAAGATTGGACGGCATCTAATTGGAGATAGGGAATGGGAAGTTTATAGAGTCTTGATTGATGAAGGGGATGGCTTGTCAGTTCCGAGGAACAAGATTGAAGAACAAGTTTGGAAGATGTTGATGGGTTGGGAGTGA